One genomic region from Oncorhynchus gorbuscha isolate QuinsamMale2020 ecotype Even-year linkage group LG13, OgorEven_v1.0, whole genome shotgun sequence encodes:
- the LOC123992931 gene encoding cilia- and flagella-associated protein 251-like, translating into MGVFIFTALFWTLSGVGCLPLSSSLQVGKVADCIQDSLNSNGGVPHPGCDKLKTDDAVHRHQGLLRELQELAQEERERERDYGREKKQNEENQAEGERDRERREEEEQNDDQKDTEKEELREKEMKAEGVEEEKVEMKDRTNEEMREEPRLEEKRGDEEENAKELEELFSKELRKIGEEEKEDRELEELLKELKKKRYESVKEKELLSGSEAEEERNKDEGEEQKKGEKEQLDILEIEERKRSKERNNNEVELLVEKEKVERELKELLEEQDSKNNVEKEKEREEKQEELAELLKKMKRVQEEEEERKEEEKRETAGDEAKVDNEREKEGEIRKELEKVKAGESEEVKDPQQKRVMEKASDESTRQFEKERNRDDDDDEEADEADEVENNEDWEEEEEDEDKKEDVEQDEGEELLEIEAELRKVAAELRELHRGR; encoded by the exons tgggatgcctgcctctatcctcctctctacagGTTGGAAAG GTTGCTGACTGTATTCAGGACTCCCTGAATAGTAATGGCGGTGTGCCACATCCTGGCTGTGACAAACTGAAAACTG ATGATGCTGTCCACAGGCACCAGGGTCTCCTGAGGGAGCTGCAGGAGCTGGCCCAGGAGG agagggaaagagagagagactatgggaGGGAGAAAAAGCAAAATGAGGAGaaccaggctgagggagagagggacagagagaggagggaggaggaggagcagaatgATGACCAGAAGGACACTGAGAAAGaagaactgagagagaaagagatgaaggcagaaggggtagaggaggagaaggtggagatGAAGGACAGAACgaatgaggagatgagagaagagccCAGACTGGAGGAGAAAAGGGGGGATGAGGAAGAGAACGCGAAGGAGCTGGAGGAGCTCTTCTCAAAGGAGCTAAggaagataggagaggaggaaaaagagGACAGGGAACTTGAGGAGCTGCTCAAGGAGCTGAAGAAGAAAAGGTATGAGTCGGTGAAGGAGAAAGAGCTCCTTAGTGGGTCagaagcagaggaggagaggaacaaggatgagggggaggagcagaaaaagggagagaaagagcagctaGATATTCTTGAGATTGAAGAGAGGAAACGCAGCAAGGAGAGGAACAACAACGAGGTGGAGCTGCTGGTGGAGAAAGAGAAGGTGGAGCGGGAGCTCAAGGAGCTGCTGGAGGAACAGGACAGCAAGAACAAcgtggagaaggagaaagagagggaggaaaaacaGGAGGAACTAGCGGAGCTCCTCAAAAAGATGAAACGTgtgcaagaggaggaggaggagagaaaagaggaggagaagcgagaaaCTGCCGGGGATGAGGCTAAAGTGGACAATGAGcgtgagaaggagggagagattcGCAAGGAATTGGAGAAGGTGAAagcgggagagagtgaggaggttAAGGATCCTCAGcagaagagagtgatggagaaagCAAGTGATGAGTCGACACGTCAGTTTGAAAAGGAGAGGAACAGGGACGATGACGATGATGAAGAAGCAGATGAGGCAGATGAGGTTGAAAACAATGAGGAttgggaagaggaagaggaggatgaggataaAAAGGAGGATGTTGAGCAGGATGAAGGAGAA GAGCTTCTGGAGATTGAGGCAGAGCTGCGAAAAGTGGCTGCAGAGCTTCGGGAGCTTCACCGGGGTCGTTAA
- the LOC123992315 gene encoding inositol-tetrakisphosphate 1-kinase-like, whose amino-acid sequence MSRRRVGFCLSDKKRRQINLVAFAELCASHSVEVVEIDLSQPLESQGPFAVIVHKLSDVIVKAEYDSQSQQLLDNFQGYVSTHPHTVLLDPLPAMSQLLDRFASYRIMSQLQNSLRDWRISSPPYLEISTSDLSVIQQDVESKGLSFPLICKTRVAHGSCSHDMSLIFSMAGLSEARPPCVLQSFVNHGAVLHKVFVVGEDHFTVERPSLKNFPPGPYERKTIFFNSHEVSKPESCSHLTALDEKVSSLPPPSGEAMLALVRELRAELGMALFGVDVIVSIDTHTLTIIDINIFPGYEGVPQFFSSLLSHIESVLDNQELEEPQATCPHAPSTPQADL is encoded by the exons ATGTCTAGACGCAGGGTAGGTTTCTGTCTGAGTGATAAGAAACGGAGACAAATTAATCTGGTTGCTTTTGCTGAGCTTTGTGC GAGCCACAGTGTTGAGGTGGTTGAG ATAGATCTCAGTCAACCATTGGAGTCTCAAGGACCTTTTGCGGTCATTGTACACAAGCTCTCTGATGTCATTGTCAAGGCAGAGTATGACAGCCAGTCGCAACAGCTCCTTGACAACTTCCAG GGTTATGTGTCCAcccatccccatactgttctCCTGGACCCCCTTCCAGCAATGAGCCAGCTACTGGATCGCTTTGCCTCCTATCGGATTATGAGCCAGCTCCAGAACTCCCTgagag ACTGGCGAATCAGCAGCCCGCCCTACCTGGAGATCAGCACCAGTGACCTGTCAGTCATCCAGCAGGACGTGGAGAGCAAGGGCCTCAGCTTCCCCCTGA TCTGTAAAACCAGGGTGGCTCATGGATCCTGTTCCCATGAC ATGTCTCTGATCTTCAGCATGGCTGGTCTGTCAGAGGCCCGCCCTCCCTGTGTGCTGCAGAGCTTCGTTAACCACGGTGCCGTGCTGCACAAGGTGTTTGTGGTGGGAGAGGACCACTTCACTGTGGAAAGGCCCTCGCTGAAGAACTTCCCCCCTGGACCCTATG AGAGGAAGACGATCTTCTTCAACAGCCACGAGGTGTCCAAGCCAGAGTCCTGCTCCCACCTCACTGCA CTGGATGAGAAGGTGTCGAGCCTGCCTCCCCCCAGTGGTGAGGCCATGTTGGCCCTAGTAAGAGAGCTGAGGGCAGAGCTGGGCATGGCTCTGTTCGGGGTGGACGTCATCGTCAGCAtcgacacacacaccctcactatCATCGACATTAACATCTTCCCAG gCTATGAGGGAGTGCCTCaattcttctcctccctcctcagtcaCATTGAGTCAGTATTGGACAACCAGGAACTGGAAGAACCCCAGGCAACATGTCCTCATGCTCCCTCGACTCCCCaggctgacctctga